CCTTGAGGCTTGAGAGGTGCTTTGTGTTGTTACTCTACTTTCAAGTACATGATTTATTTGTATTATGAGCAATTCTTGACCGGTCATGCCTCCGACGCACAAGTCAATTGTCTATGTAGTTTTTTCAAGTTTGTCATTGTCTTCAAACGATCTAGGCTGCGAGCCTTTCATGAAAGCCAAGTCATTTGTCTACACTGAGAAATTATTTGTTCAATCATCTATGTGAAATTAATTTAGGAAATATTTTTACAGAGTACTATCAAGTTTCTGAATTTCCCATGTTGTATGTCTGAACAACTTAAAGTGTTAACTCTTTAGCATTCAAATATATCAGTTTATTGCTACAAAATTCCAGATGAAAATAATTATGCCTCCTTTTTGTATAACATGACTGGCTTTGGCATATCTTATTTCTAAATGATATATCAAATACCAAAAGAACATTTACTAGTAGAAGTGAAGGAAAAGATCATAACTAGCTATTTGAATATACTATGTAGCAGAGCATTCTAGAAAGAAATAAGATGCATACAACACTATTCACTTAAGAATCGGACAACATTCTACATgtcaacaatatttttttttcaatcgcTCCACTTTCATTTTGAACTGATCAAGTCAGTTTTGCTCCTATGTTTTGGCATTCCCTTTGTTGAATGGAGCTATTCCTAGCTATAGTCAAGGTAGGAAAAACTTCAGTAGAATTATGTGGTTTAGTTAAGCTCAGCTCCATTCAGAAGATTCCTTCTGTCACTGCCGGCCAAATTCAGTTTGTTATATTTGGTCAATTTTGTGTACACACCTGGCGTTCAATTTAGTTTTCACTATGGTACAGAAGATTCCTTCGTCACTGCCGGCCAAATTCAGTTTGTTATATATTTCGTCAATTTTGTGTACACCTGGCGTTCAATTTAGTTTTCACTATGGTACATTTGTCAATTGAAGGACAATAATTCCTGTCCACATGGAACAGTGGATGTGGAATATATTGTATGGATGGgatcttttttttgtttgctttttttttttggttggtagatttttttttaattgttataGATAGCTTGTGGTCAGGGATATGCGCAATATTTACTGGTGTTGTAGAATTCTAACAGTCAAAATCAAAATCTGTAGAATTGCTATCCTTCTAATATATTCGGCAATTCTTTTGCCGCTTCCACTTTAAAAAAACCTGTAGAATTACCATTCAACTACTCTGTAAATTTTTAATGCTCAAAGTCAAAATCAAACTCTTATTCTCATCTAATGGTTGTAGAAACTTGCAGTCCTGGAGATGAGGCATCAATAAAAATTCACCTGAATAGGACAGGCATGGACAATTTATGGAAAATTGAAGGAAATTCTCTTCTCATGATGCAACTGGTGACACTGATGCTTGGTAACCATCATTATTGAACAGTCACCATGGCAGGCCAAGCTTGCTCGATCAACATCCAAGTCATACTGGTGCTGGGTTGTAACTACTTACCACCCATAaccattttttaaagaaattaaattcaaatagtTTTGTTTTACCATTTGAtgtatttttataaaatttaaacttcTGGGCGTTGCCTGTCGGTATTCTCtaagaaaataaatttgaatatcCGTCTGATAAAACCAGTAAACCACCTGGCGGTTGCGGGACTGGCAGTGTTTGCCAAGATTTATAGCAAAATCCATATAGTAATGATGAAAACTTATAAATTTTCATTAATTAAGGGAAATGGAGAAGGATATGCTACTTATTTTGGTGGGAATAGATTATGATATATGCTGTAAAATATAAGAGGAAAATGCTCTTATATTACTCCCTGAATTCACTTTACAAAAGATAATAAGAGTTCAATCTAATAGCACCGAACAACTAGATTGAGTACCAATGGTCTAGATCTAATGTCCTCAGCCTATTTCCGTTACACCATCCTCTCTCTCATGCTCCCAATATTTGATCACATCCTTCCTTCATCCCCCTTGTGATTCCTGAGATAAGCTCAATGGGCACTATGTATATTTATAGCATTTATCACTGgcttacaagttacaactcTGGTACTTAAATAGCAGTGGTATCAGCCACTATTTGCAACCAAATCACAGTAGCAGCTGCTATCGAGGGCACATGGGCAGGATACACAGAGGATTACTTTAGTGGCAGTGTGTTGTGAAGTGTATAATGTACATGCTTGCATCCAAGGACTCGCAAAACCAACATTAGAAAAAATTTCAAGAAACAAGGGATATGATTGATGAAACTGAACGGTAAAGGGAACCCTTAAAATGTATCACAATTTTATCCGCTTTACTGATAAGAGCAACCCATTACATTTACATCAGAATACAGGCTACAAGTGCACAGCTAGTGAAAGCCATTAAGCAAGAACATTGAATCAAGCCATGGGCATCATCTTCCTTCTAGTGAGAAGCTAGATGTTGAGCCAAAGCTTGTCATCATTGGAGATGGATACAAAGACATAGCAGATGGGTCGTAACCTTCATTTTGCTTTTGTATCAATGCTAACATGTCAAAGCTGAAGTGCTCCGGTTTAAGCTCTGGTAGTGGCACATCCCCATCGAGATATTGCATAACTTGTCGCACATTGGGCCTAACATTAGGAAATGGGTGCGAACACATCAATCCCAGCTTTAGTACAAGACATGCTTCTCCTATATCATAGTTACCTTGGATCTTGATATCCATTGTATCAAGAAGTGATCCTTTGTGCCAGTTCTGAAGCACCCAATCAACCAAGATAAGTTGTCTGCCTTGTGAGTCTTCCTTGATAGGCTTTTGCCCACAAGTAACCTCAAGAATAAATATGCCAAATGAGAAGACATCAGTAAGAGTGGTTGCCTTTCCTCTGTGTACTAGCTCTGGAGCTAGGTATCCTATCGTGCCAACAACATGTGTGGTTTGTGGGTCAGTTCCATGGTCATATAATCTTGCAAGACCGAAATCTCCCAGTCGTCCATTCAGTTGTTTGTCGAGAAGCACATTGCTTGCCTTGACATCACGATGAATGACAACTTTATCCCATTCTTCATGGAGGTAGAGCAAACCAGATGCAATGTCTTTGATAATTTGAAACCTTTGTCCCCAATTTAAAGTTGGTTTGCCCTCTTGTCGATGCAAGTATTTGTCTAGACTTCCATTTGCCATGTAGTCATACACAAGAAGAAGTTCACCTTTTCTCCTACAATATCCAAGCAATTTCACAACATTGCGGTGTTGAAGATGGCCTATACTTACAACTTCAGCGACAAATTCTTTTATACCTTGCTTCGATTCATACGAAACCCGCTTTATAGCAACCTCTAGTCTAGAGTTAGGAAGCACCCCTTTGTACACCCTTCCAAACCCACCTGTGCCTACCAAGTTTTTGTTCTTAAATCCTTTAGTGGCATCAAATAAATCTTTGTAAGCGAAACGGTGCGGGCCATACTCAACCTCCCAATCTTCACGTACCTCCTTATACCTTAAATGTCTCCTCACGAGTAAAACAATAGCAACACCAATAGCTAGTACGAATATTGCTGATGCTATTGGTAGAACAATCTCTAAGAGTTTGGATTGAGGTCTTGGACTAAGATTAGGCAGTTTAGGTAGCTTTGTGGGGTCAATGATTGGAGCAGGAATATTCAGCCCAAAACTCCAACCAAGAACATAGTGATGTCCTGTGCTTAAGCCTGTTGAGGATGAGAAGCCAAGGTATGCTTGATCTGTTAGCACTGTTGAGAGGTTATGGACTACAGAGAGTAGTGGTCTCTTAGGTCTTCCAATACCAAGAGGAGCTAATGTCACATCAATTTGTGTGGCATTCCCATCATACTCTACCCAAACTTGCATTGGCTTATCTCCAATGAGGCTCACGTTTGTGAGCGCGCCATTGTTGTCATTATAGAAGCCGACATAAGAGGATCTTACTGAGTTGAGACTGTTGATATCAATCCCGACATGATTATTGTCGATGTCCCCGAACTCATCATTCCTAATGGTATCAAGCTCAATTGCAAAGAGGTGATTGGTCGAACTGCCATTGTTTATATCATTAAGAAGACCCAAAAATTGGATTGGAAAGGCAGTGGAGAAATCATTGCTTGGGGCAATGAAGAAAGCAAATCCATGGCCTCTTATATCACCAAATGAAGAGAGAATACCAAATACAAAGGAGACAGAGAAAGATTGCACCGTGCCATTGGGGGACTTGCGGAAGCATAGCGGAGCTGGGTGAGATGCATGGCCTTTGATCCGGAATGTATCATTTGTCAGCCCAAGAAGGCCGGTGGCTGTGATTTTTGCTGCACCATCTAGAGTTAGATTGCTACCGGTGAAGCCGGTGTAGATGAATTGGTCATGATCTCCACTAGCACTGATGGCTAAAAGGCTAATGCTTATGGTAAGGAAGAGGATGATAGGCAAAGTATACTGCTTCATGCTAGCTAGACATATACAGTTGTGACAAATTGGTTAATGTAAATATGTCTTGCATTGCATCCATTTATAGGGTTCACATCTCGCAAGCTAGGTTGTGGCCTAGTCAGTTGGAGCATGTCCATCTCAGCATGGAAAATTCTAGGATTCAGGCTAAAGACATGGTAGAAGCAGCCGGTAATTTACATGTCTTGGCTACCATGAAGTCCAACAACATCGACATCAGGTGTTTGCTATTTTCTCGGAGGAAAAAGTCGCATCACTCCCATCTTGAAAAATGAAGATTTCACTTTCAGACTATATGATGCCAGCATAGACTATATTATTGCAGGTGAAGAAATAGACCGTAGTTTACAAGTCGTGAGATCCTTTTCTTTACTCTCACAATGTTAGTTTTGTATAATCTTTGTAAGTACATTCAACATCCCTATTATTAGGACTTTCTGTTATTATAATAGGATTTATACATGATATTATATGGAGTATACATTAGTTTGACTTTGAATTGTTCTTAGAACTCAGAAGAAAACTTTGAATGCAGCCTTTTGAAAATGCTAACGATTTGCATTAAGGCTACATTCAGAAGGCTCTTATAATGCAAATAATGCAAATAGTTAGCATTTTCAGCTGTGTTCGGCTCTTACACTTTCTCAACATCTATTTTGTGAAATCATTATCATGATTAATATTTATGATGAATAATTGGCTATGCAAATGATTTAATCAAAGAATTGGTTTGAGAATTTGTGTGaatgttggtgtgagtgcgtgtgactaatgtgggtcaggttgtgatatctgtgcccagaaacggttgttttgtctgattatgtgcaggtgacttgaggtcagccttggtcaatggtgaggaccggGACTATGTTCAGGGAGGAACAGAGGTCTAGTGCGGtcgggataccatgtgagaaggtgactagagtcaGGATTCTTGGAGGTCAACTTCGGTCAACGGTGGGGATCGTGACTAAACTCAaggaggagttgaggtccagacggTCAAGGATACCGGGTGACGAAGTTGGATACGATATGGCACACGGTGGATGGACATCGTGTGGGAGAGATTTTTGCAACGGGCTTCACGAGGTGTGCGTGCAAGCGTCGGTGTTTGCGAAGGAGATTGGTGTGAGAAATTGAGGAAGagtatatggtgctacagtacatGTGGTGCTGtagcatgcatatatgtgtgtgcagtACGTGTATGTGTATGCGTATTGTGTGGGCTAGCAGGCATGTATGTACGTGTGGTTGTACATGTGCAGCTAGTTGGTTAGCATGCATGTGATGCATGCGTGTGTTGATGAGATTGGTTGAGCAGGCCGAAGCAGCCGCGGCGTGGACGTGTGTTGGCTCGGTGGTGACAAGCCGACTCGGCTCAggcagcaagcagcagcagcgtagGCAGGAGGAGGAGTCCGGCTCGGTTGGCGGCTGAAGTTTGGGCTGTGCGAGTTTTGGTAAATTGTAAAAGGTTTGGAAATTGTGGATTGAGTCCTACTGTGAATAGGAGTTCTACACCTACTTTGAGTAGGGGTTTTtgtggtataaatagagagggagcgtgaggcttcccggtatcgcttttcagAGCGtggagttgatagtttagttagggtttcgagtttagtcgagatttttgtaaggagtgctgttgttgcacttcgtaaacacagagagaagcaataaagttgtcatctactttgagagtttttcgatttgtgtttcaccgggtttcggcggtatAACCAGGCAattcaccggcggtcagactggcagcaaggcggcggtcagaccggcgggagcaaGGCGGTTCGACCGGCGGCGTGCAAACGGTTcgactggcggcggcgacaggactaCGTTGAGATTTTCatcgatttgagggtaacttttatttccgctaaaagttttgggtttttggttttccctaccattcacccccttCTGGTAGGCTTGGTTTCTTGTGTTCGATTCTTCACTATTCCCACGTTTTCCACACATGTTTTCCAAAGTGCTAAATATGtggttttgttttaaaaaaaatctatagaaatattgttttaaaaaaaaatcatattaatctatttttataaaaaaaagctaatacttaattaaaatATGTTAATGAGTCACTCTATTTTACGCACACGAGGGATTAGTTTCCAACTGTAAAGCCGAACACAGCAAAAGCTATCAACCTGAGAGGTTTATCAGTGTGCTCTGTAAATTTTTGCGCCAAGGTACAAAATTATTGTAAAAAGAAAACCTCTAAATAGTGCAAAGGAGATGGGACAGGGGGTAGTGGCGCAGGGCAGGGGGACTTATATTACGGAATGCACATTTCTTCCCGGTGCAAAACAGAACTTTGGAAATTTTGTAAACTTCTAACCAAAATAAGTTAAAATTTTGATTCGATTTGAATGAAATTTgctaaattcattttttatcatGTAAAAGGAATATTTCGGTCAAAGCAATATCGTACCATGGGACGATATACCTAGATATAGATGGCCATGGCCCGAGGCCCGATGGCCCGCCCAAGGTCTGGTGATTTTGGCCCAGCCCAGGCACGGCACGGGTCGGGCCTGTGCCTGTCCAGCCCAACAGTCGTGACGTGCCTAGACTGCTACCTCGGCATGTTGGGCCAGTTCAGGGATACAAAACTAACTTATTCTCAACCATATGTAAGGCACGTCACAAAGAATAGAGagcaaaaatagacttattatatGGCACAATCCAAGAGTAGAggcgtaaaatagacttatttttaactatatatatgtcacaacacaaagaggagggagaagaaatATACTTATTTTAAAGAAGGCACGATAGGCCACCCGTACCTTCAGGCCGGCATGGCACGGCCCAAATATTGGTGGGTCGTGCTTGGGTCTGAGGTGCAGCCCGTGGATCGACACGGCAGGCCTGGTGTgttggtcgggccgtgccggcccgatagATTCTGGCCCGAGcacggccgtgcctgggccgtggcGCCCAGATGGCCATCTATGTATCCACTATCCAGAGTTTCCAAAATTCCGGGAATACCATTCCCAAATATTGAACCTCAAAATCGAGAATTTAAAATTAGGGATTAGTGTTCGAAAATACTTATAGGAGTAAGTAAGATGTGTGCTTGTAAGAACGAGAGTGCGCGCGTTTATGAGCAGCTAGGTTGTACCGTTtttcgaaaaagaaaagaagaaacactACTTatctccgtcccagaatataagattCTAGTATTAGATGGGACACATCAcagtactacaaatctagatTTATAATACTAAGATATATCCTATCATATACTAgattcttatattatgggatgaagGTAGTACCAAGAGCATACAGTGATGACTGAGGAGTTGTTAATGCCGGATAGCGATGGCTTACCCACACAATCATTCACATGTGAACAAGACAACCAAAGCAACAACTTTGCAAAAACCCAAAAAAGAAtacgaagaaaagaaaatattaataataattaaaaaaaaaagaggataagCAAGAACCGTACAAGGCGAGCAGACTACACTACCCTTCCATgttgccggccgccggccggtgagatcgagctcagccatggcatccgccgccgctcccgagaTCCAGGAGCTCATCCACCACCCCTACGACGGCCGCGTCACCTCCTTCGTCGTCCTCTCCTGCGTCACCGCCTGCCTCGGCGGCATCCTCTTCGGCTACGACATCGGCGTCTCCGGtaaccacccacccacccaccactctccctccctccctcccactcATCATCGACGACGAGCTCGCCATGAACGACGCGATACAATTGGTGGTGCAGGCGGCGTCACGTCGATGGACGCCTTCTTGGAGCGCTTCTTCCCGGAGGTGTACCGCCGgatgcacggcggcggcgagcgcgtcaGCAACTACTGCCGCTTCGACAGCCAGCTGCTCACCGCCTTCACGTCGTCGCTCTACGTCTCCGGCCTCGCCACCACGTTCCTCGCCTCGCACGTCACCGCcaggcgcggccggcgcgcgtcCATGCTCGTGGCGGgggcggccatcgccgccggcgccacggtGGGCGCCTCCGCGGCGGGCCTCGCCACGGTGATCCTCGGGCGCGTCctgctcggcgtcggcgtcgggttCGGCAACCAGGCCGTGCCGCTCTACCTGTCGGAgatggcgccgccgtcgcggcgcggcgcgttCAGCAACGGGTTCCAGCTCTGCGTCAGCGTCGGGGCGTTCGTGGCGGAGCGTCCAGCAAGGCGAGGACCACGGCAAGGTGAGAGCTCTCCTGAGCAAGATACGAGGCAGCGACGGCGCCGGAGTCGACGACGAGCTTGACGATATCGTCGCCGCCGACAGGTGCAAGGTGACAACGAGGCGCGGGCTGACGCTGATGCTCACCCACCGCCGCTACCGGCCGCAGCTGGTCATGGCGGTGATGATCCCCTTCTTCCAGCAGATGACCGGGATCAACGCCATCGCGTTCTACGCGCCGGTGCTCCTCCGCACCGTCGGGATGGGCGAGAGCGTGGCGCTGCTCGCGGTGGTCATCAAGCAGGTGGTCGGCATCGGCGCCACGCTGGCATCCATGCTCGCCGTCGACCGGTTCGGCCGCCGCACGCtgttcctcgccggcggcgcccagATGGTGATCTCCCAGCTACTCATCGGCGCCATCATGGCGGCGcagctcggcgacgacggcgagctgaGCCAGGCGAGCGCGCTGCTGCTGatcgtcctcgtcgccgtctACGTCGCCGGCTTCGCGTGGTCGTGGGG
The window above is part of the Oryza sativa Japonica Group chromosome 7, ASM3414082v1 genome. Proteins encoded here:
- the LOC4342331 gene encoding uncharacterized protein isoform X1, with the protein product MKQYTLPIILFLTISISLLAISASGDHDQFIYTGFTGSNLTLDGAAKITATGLLGLTNDTFRIKGHASHPAPLCFRKSPNGTVQSFSVSFVFGILSSFGDIRGHGFAFFIAPSNDFSTAFPIQFLGLLNDINNGSSTNHLFAIELDTIRNDEFGDIDNNHVGIDINSLNSVRSSYVGFYNDNNGALTNVSLIGDKPMQVWVEYDGNATQIDVTLAPLGIGRPKRPLLSVVHNLSTVLTDQAYLGFSSSTGLSTGHHYVLGWSFGLNIPAPIIDPTKLPKLPNLSPRPQSKLLEIVLPIASAIFVLAIGVAIVLLVRRHLRYKEVREDWEVEYGPHRFAYKDLFDATKGFKNKNLVGTGGFGRVYKGVLPNSRLEVAIKRVSYESKQGIKEFVAEVVSIGHLQHRNVVKLLGYCRRKGELLLVYDYMANGSLDKYLHRQEGKPTLNWGQRFQIIKDIASGLLYLHEEWDKVVIHRDVKASNVLLDKQLNGRLGDFGLARLYDHGTDPQTTHVVGTIGYLAPELVHRGKATTLTDVFSFGIFILEVTCGQKPIKEDSQGRQLILVDWVLQNWHKGSLLDTMDIKIQGNYDIGEACLVLKLGLMCSHPFPNVRPNVRQVMQYLDGDVPLPELKPEHFSFDMLALIQKQNEGYDPSAMSLYPSPMMTSFGSNHLEIRYAKASHFVYSGFSGRNLTLDGAATVTDDGVLELTNRTVHIKGHAFYPTPWQFRKTPNGTVQSFSINFVFGMIPVYSNEKCTDGMTFVISPTSDMSSAQDSQYLGLLNKTSDGKASNHIFAVELDSSQNTEFHDIDDNHVGIDINNLTSVQSRPAGFYSDNKSIFNNLSLCSYKPMQVWVDYNEDTTQIKVTMAPIEVGKPLRPLLSEIHNLSLVLEEPSYIGFSASTGPINTLYCVLGLSLGINRPAPAIDLSKLPKLPRVSPKPRTKLLEIILPIATATFILIVGTTIVLLVRRRMRYAELHEDWEAEFGPHRFSYKDLFHATDGFKNRNLLGLGGFGKVYKGVLPTSKLHVAVKRVSHDSKQGMKEFIAEIVSIGRLRHRNLVQLLGYCRRKGELLLVYEYMPNGSLDKYLYCEDSKPTLDWAQRFQIIKGVASGLFYLHDRWEKIVIHRDVKASNVLLDGEMNGRLGDFGLAKLYDHGADPQTTHVVGTMGYLAPELARTGKATPLTDVYAFGIFILEVTCGQRPIDNYADDNSQMLIDCVVEHWHKGSLTNMLDKRLLGDYDADEVCLVLKLGLLCAHPFCKSRPSMRQVMQYLDGDKPLPELMPTNLSYSMLAVMQNKGFEQYTSLPSIASSSDITSSISSGR